A stretch of Myroides oncorhynchi DNA encodes these proteins:
- a CDS encoding tetratricopeptide repeat protein yields the protein MKKNSMSLIMKNSLYLLLFLLFSLSSFAQSVGRALSKGNEGYESKHYSQAEAAYRIANSRDAKSTADYNMGNSMYKQKLNKEAETAYLRAAQKASTKEAKHLAYHNLGNAYMKSKNYQAAEQAYKKALLNNPKDDETRYNYAVAKKMNKENPQDNKDQNKDQNKDNKDQNKDNEDQDKDQKDKDNKDDKGKDDKGKDDQKDKNDKGDQDQKDKGDQDSKDKDKEGQDKPQQNNPNAPSRDQIDRILDAMNKDEKGVQQRLIERNPKGGEKAKTAGQPEKRKKDW from the coding sequence ATGAAAAAGAATAGCATGTCACTTATTATGAAAAACTCATTATACCTACTACTTTTTTTGTTATTCTCTCTTAGCTCTTTTGCTCAATCTGTAGGTAGAGCACTAAGCAAGGGAAATGAAGGATATGAAAGCAAGCATTATAGTCAAGCAGAAGCAGCTTATAGAATAGCAAACTCTAGAGATGCTAAATCTACTGCTGATTATAATATGGGGAACTCTATGTATAAACAGAAGCTGAATAAAGAGGCTGAAACGGCATACTTAAGAGCTGCTCAGAAAGCATCTACTAAAGAAGCTAAACACCTTGCCTATCACAATCTAGGAAATGCTTATATGAAATCTAAAAACTACCAAGCAGCAGAGCAAGCATATAAAAAGGCATTACTGAACAATCCTAAAGATGATGAAACTCGTTACAACTACGCTGTTGCAAAGAAGATGAATAAAGAAAATCCTCAAGACAACAAAGATCAGAACAAAGATCAGAACAAGGATAACAAAGATCAGAACAAGGATAACGAAGATCAAGACAAAGATCAAAAGGACAAAGACAATAAAGACGATAAAGGAAAAGACGATAAAGGAAAAGACGATCAGAAAGATAAGAATGACAAAGGGGATCAAGATCAAAAAGACAAAGGAGATCAAGACAGCAAGGACAAGGATAAAGAGGGACAAGATAAACCTCAACAGAACAATCCTAATGCTCCAAGTAGAGATCAAATAGACCGTATCTTAGATGCTATGAACAAAGATGAAAAAGGCGTACAACAAAGGTTAATAGAAAGAAACCCTAAAGGTGGCGAAAAAGCGAAAACTGCTGGACAACCTGAAAAAAGAAAAAAAGACTGGTAG
- a CDS encoding BatD family protein, translating into MKSNFLHIVIFCIITTFSSLAQNRIETSVDTTSIKLGDTFLYTIKAHTKAGTLVTFPATEQLGNFDVVESFPIDTISNDNTLELIKKYHLTQFDAGDFSVPSIPVIVDSKLFHTDSIKINVQDIEVDTIKKPLFEIKNISKEGASFSTYWYYILFIVFAIILGIGMYWYIKKQQEKNLTEDDKYKTPFEKAVKKLKKLEEKKNWNRGDAKPYYSDMSIITRNFIEETFGISAKELTTFEIITILKATLNDKEIKLDPNIIKDLKRVLEAADLVKFAKSQPTEGEITADTSKIQHIVNGINIAYPISAATQTELIRLREERKKKKKRVRIWIPTIVTSVLVIITGIIYLVNVTSEEDYHWLTFNNTKKLLNKEWVTSEYGTSPGITVSTPEVLIRKNEPILEQTKPDGITSLNQFKFGVLEDPIHIVVNNVVTTEEFKYSQKELITYSISILTQNNKTDNLEYKDEEFENANGITGTKVKGSFSFKNSENKKEENISFQGVITGHGYNKDQVWVFYLTEDTNAGALVERIFDSILYKQEQK; encoded by the coding sequence ATGAAATCTAATTTTCTACATATCGTTATATTTTGTATAATAACTACTTTTTCGTCTCTAGCACAGAATAGAATAGAGACTTCAGTAGATACTACTTCTATTAAACTAGGAGATACCTTTCTATATACGATTAAAGCCCATACTAAAGCAGGTACATTAGTTACATTCCCTGCTACAGAACAATTGGGTAATTTTGATGTAGTTGAGTCTTTCCCAATAGATACAATCAGTAACGACAATACTCTAGAATTAATAAAAAAATATCATCTTACACAGTTTGATGCGGGAGATTTTAGTGTCCCTTCTATACCTGTCATTGTAGATTCTAAGTTATTTCATACAGATTCTATTAAGATAAATGTACAGGACATAGAAGTAGATACTATCAAAAAGCCTCTATTCGAAATCAAAAACATCTCAAAAGAAGGGGCTTCATTCTCTACATACTGGTATTACATCTTATTTATTGTATTTGCTATAATCCTAGGTATTGGTATGTACTGGTATATCAAAAAACAACAAGAGAAGAACCTTACAGAAGATGATAAATATAAAACTCCTTTTGAGAAAGCTGTAAAAAAGCTTAAAAAATTAGAAGAGAAGAAAAATTGGAATCGTGGTGATGCTAAGCCATATTATTCTGATATGAGTATTATTACTAGAAACTTTATAGAAGAAACTTTCGGTATTTCAGCTAAAGAATTAACTACATTTGAAATCATTACTATACTTAAAGCTACTCTAAACGATAAAGAAATTAAGTTAGATCCGAATATCATTAAAGACTTAAAAAGAGTATTAGAAGCTGCCGATTTAGTAAAATTTGCAAAATCACAACCTACAGAGGGAGAGATAACAGCTGATACATCTAAGATACAACATATCGTTAATGGCATTAATATAGCTTATCCTATCTCTGCTGCTACTCAAACTGAGTTAATCAGATTAAGAGAAGAACGCAAGAAAAAGAAGAAAAGAGTACGTATTTGGATACCTACTATAGTAACTTCTGTTCTGGTAATCATTACAGGTATCATATATCTAGTTAATGTTACTTCAGAAGAGGATTATCATTGGCTAACGTTTAACAACACTAAGAAATTGTTAAACAAGGAATGGGTTACTAGTGAATATGGTACTAGTCCTGGTATAACCGTCTCTACTCCTGAAGTATTAATACGTAAAAACGAACCAATATTAGAACAGACTAAACCTGATGGAATAACATCTTTAAATCAGTTCAAGTTTGGTGTATTAGAAGACCCTATTCATATTGTTGTGAATAATGTTGTGACAACTGAAGAATTTAAATACTCTCAAAAAGAACTAATTACCTATTCTATTTCTATTTTAACTCAAAACAATAAAACAGATAATCTAGAATATAAGGATGAAGAATTTGAGAATGCTAATGGTATCACTGGAACAAAAGTAAAAGGTTCTTTTTCTTTTAAAAATTCTGAAAACAAAAAAGAAGAAAACATATCTTTCCAAGGTGTTATAACTGGCCATGGTTACAACAAAGATCAAGTGTGGGTATTCTATCTAACAGAAGATACTAATGCCGGAGCATTAGTAGAGCGTATATTTGATTCGATACTTTATAAACAAGAGCAGAAATAA
- a CDS encoding DUF58 domain-containing protein — translation METKDILKKVKKIEIKTKRLSDHIFSGEYHTSFKGKGMTFSEVRQYQFGDDIRAIDWNVTARYNEPYIKVFEEERELTMMLLVDVSGSENFGSSDQFKEDIVLEIAATLAFSATQNNDKIGLILFSDQIELFIPPKKGKTHVLRIIRELIDFKPKSLKTDVGFALEYLSKVVKKKAIVFVLSDFLTNSFEQTLKISAKKHDITGIRIYDKREKELPNVGLINVFDAEYHTEQLINTSDASVRNAYTSHFNKQEENFKKVFQKCGAGTINIEVNDSYVKKLLGYFKTR, via the coding sequence ATGGAAACGAAAGATATCTTAAAAAAGGTCAAAAAGATAGAGATAAAAACTAAACGCCTAAGCGACCATATTTTTTCAGGAGAGTATCATACTTCTTTTAAAGGAAAAGGTATGACCTTCTCTGAAGTTCGTCAATACCAATTCGGTGATGATATAAGAGCTATTGATTGGAATGTTACAGCGAGATATAACGAACCTTATATTAAGGTATTTGAAGAAGAGCGCGAATTGACAATGATGCTTTTGGTAGATGTAAGTGGTTCTGAAAACTTTGGTTCTTCTGATCAATTTAAAGAAGATATCGTATTAGAAATCGCTGCTACACTTGCCTTTTCTGCTACTCAGAACAATGATAAGATAGGTTTAATCCTATTCTCTGATCAGATTGAATTATTCATTCCTCCTAAAAAAGGAAAGACACATGTATTAAGGATTATACGCGAGCTTATTGATTTTAAGCCTAAAAGCTTAAAAACTGATGTTGGTTTTGCATTAGAGTACCTGTCTAAAGTCGTTAAGAAGAAAGCCATCGTATTCGTTCTATCTGACTTCTTAACAAATTCCTTTGAGCAAACTTTAAAAATATCAGCTAAAAAACATGATATTACGGGTATTAGAATCTATGACAAAAGAGAAAAAGAGTTACCTAATGTAGGTCTAATCAATGTGTTTGATGCTGAATATCATACTGAACAACTAATTAACACTTCAGATGCCTCTGTGAGAAATGCTTATACTTCTCACTTTAATAAGCAAGAAGAAAACTTTAAAAAGGTATTTCAAAAATGTGGAGCAGGAACTATCAATATAGAAGTAAATGATAGTTATGTAAAGAAATTATTAGGATACTTTAAAACAAGATAA
- a CDS encoding vWA domain-containing protein translates to MIKNITFANPEFFWLFILLPIAIFIWYSNRKKQRATVKLSTIKGVQEQTSLLVKLLPISIVLRILALSAIIVGMARPQIVNVNSQIHSSHGIDIVMAMDVSGSMLAKDLKPNRLEALKAVAADFIEQRMSDRIGTVIYAAEAYTKTPVTSDKILILNDLKSIKYDNVLRDGTAIGVGLATAVNRLKDSPAKSKVIILLTDGVNNTGTVDPKLASEIAKEYNIKVYTIGIGTNGLAESPVGIKENGEIVYERIPVELDEALMKSIAKTTGGKYFRATDTKKLKEIYEEINQLEKTKIDEQKFVKANDQFQLLVLFAFILLCLDFILQKTIFRGFI, encoded by the coding sequence ATGATAAAGAATATAACTTTTGCAAACCCTGAATTCTTTTGGCTATTCATATTATTGCCTATAGCAATATTTATATGGTATAGCAATAGAAAAAAACAACGTGCTACAGTAAAATTAAGCACCATCAAAGGTGTACAAGAGCAAACTTCACTATTAGTTAAGTTATTGCCTATCTCTATTGTTTTAAGAATACTTGCTCTTAGTGCAATTATAGTGGGGATGGCAAGGCCACAGATTGTTAATGTTAACTCACAGATACACTCTAGTCATGGGATTGATATAGTGATGGCAATGGACGTATCTGGTAGTATGCTTGCAAAAGACTTAAAGCCAAATCGACTAGAAGCCTTAAAAGCTGTAGCTGCAGACTTCATTGAACAGCGAATGTCAGACCGTATAGGTACAGTTATTTACGCGGCAGAAGCTTACACTAAGACACCTGTAACTAGTGACAAGATACTTATCTTAAACGACCTAAAAAGTATTAAATATGACAATGTCTTAAGAGATGGTACTGCCATAGGTGTAGGATTGGCAACAGCTGTTAACAGATTAAAAGATAGCCCTGCCAAAAGCAAGGTGATTATCTTACTTACAGATGGTGTTAACAACACAGGTACAGTAGACCCTAAGTTAGCTTCTGAAATAGCAAAAGAATACAATATAAAAGTATACACTATTGGTATTGGGACGAATGGACTAGCAGAGTCTCCTGTTGGAATCAAAGAAAACGGAGAAATTGTCTATGAAAGAATACCTGTAGAACTAGATGAAGCCTTGATGAAGTCAATAGCTAAAACTACTGGAGGCAAATATTTTAGAGCAACAGACACTAAGAAACTTAAAGAAATTTATGAAGAAATCAATCAGCTAGAAAAGACTAAGATAGACGAACAGAAGTTTGTCAAAGCAAATGATCAGTTCCAATTACTTGTTCTTTTTGCTTTTATTCTTTTATGCCTTGATTTCATCTTACAAAAAACAATCTTCAGAGGATTTATATAA
- a CDS encoding BatD family protein produces the protein MKTLRYYILLFALISTQIILAQVSFEATVSRDNIPLNENIRVDFVMNQDGDNFVPPKFDNFNIVGGPNQAVNFSWVNGKKTFNKTYSYFLQAKRKGKFTIGSASIDIEGQVYKTKPISVTITDAVVRQDPRQQQYNQIQQQALADIHLVAEVNNTSPYLNEPITITYKLYFNTNIAGFTGKNIPTYEKFWVHNVNLPQRPDVKIGKFKGKETNYILLKQDVLMPQEAGAITIDPLALLIQAEIPTGRRDFFGHPEFGYTEKEYSTGKITIRVKDLPEVDKPANFSGAVGTFDFKVTPTKTSLKAGEQLNLKLEVSGKGNLNLLTMPTPHAHSALEMYDPTTADKITSGVNGMQGSRVNNYIIIPQYKGDYAIDPMEFSYFDLNTKKYKTINIDSLAIHVLEGPTLPKNNEAKSTTVVDKSELFQANIAKPTIVKPYASSYWGSTLFYVFTALPFLAIPFFIIVVRQRRRSASDFDGIRLRNNNRLAKKYLGEAKKHMNNKELFYEALERCLHNFLKAKLDMVTSEMSNENIIDILSDKNITEEAVKDFMDLKNACEWARYAPTDQVNVNKDYDNAITVISELEKQFK, from the coding sequence ATGAAAACACTGCGTTACTACATATTATTATTTGCTCTAATCTCCACACAGATTATCTTAGCTCAGGTGAGCTTTGAGGCCACTGTCAGTAGAGATAACATTCCTCTTAATGAAAACATCCGTGTTGATTTTGTTATGAATCAAGATGGAGACAATTTTGTACCTCCTAAGTTTGATAACTTCAATATAGTAGGAGGTCCTAATCAGGCTGTAAACTTCTCGTGGGTTAATGGTAAAAAAACATTTAATAAAACCTACTCTTATTTCTTACAAGCAAAGAGAAAAGGTAAATTCACTATAGGATCAGCATCTATAGATATAGAAGGTCAAGTATATAAGACTAAACCTATCAGTGTTACCATAACAGATGCAGTTGTTAGACAAGACCCTCGTCAACAACAGTACAACCAAATACAACAACAAGCTTTAGCAGATATCCATTTAGTTGCGGAAGTCAATAATACCTCTCCTTATCTTAATGAGCCAATAACCATTACGTATAAGTTATATTTTAATACTAACATAGCAGGATTCACAGGTAAGAATATTCCAACTTATGAAAAGTTTTGGGTTCATAATGTAAATCTACCTCAAAGACCTGATGTAAAAATTGGAAAATTTAAAGGAAAAGAGACTAACTACATCTTATTAAAACAGGACGTTTTAATGCCTCAAGAAGCAGGTGCTATAACTATAGATCCCTTAGCTTTACTAATTCAGGCTGAAATTCCAACAGGCAGAAGAGACTTTTTTGGACATCCTGAGTTTGGATACACTGAAAAAGAATACAGTACTGGCAAAATAACAATTCGTGTAAAAGATTTACCTGAAGTGGATAAGCCAGCTAACTTCTCAGGTGCGGTAGGTACTTTTGACTTTAAAGTAACCCCTACTAAAACTAGTTTAAAAGCAGGGGAGCAATTGAACTTGAAACTGGAGGTATCAGGTAAAGGAAACCTGAACTTACTAACTATGCCTACCCCTCATGCACACTCTGCCCTTGAGATGTATGATCCCACTACAGCTGATAAGATTACTTCAGGCGTAAATGGTATGCAAGGAAGCCGTGTGAATAACTATATTATTATTCCACAATATAAAGGGGACTATGCTATAGATCCTATGGAATTCTCATACTTTGACTTAAATACAAAGAAGTATAAAACGATAAACATAGACAGTTTAGCAATACATGTGTTAGAAGGACCAACACTTCCTAAGAATAATGAAGCTAAAAGTACGACTGTAGTTGATAAAAGTGAATTGTTTCAAGCTAATATAGCTAAACCAACTATTGTTAAACCTTATGCTAGTTCATATTGGGGTAGTACCTTATTCTATGTATTTACAGCATTGCCTTTCTTAGCCATACCTTTCTTTATTATTGTAGTTAGACAGCGTCGTAGATCTGCATCAGACTTTGATGGTATTAGACTGAGAAATAACAATAGATTAGCAAAGAAATATTTAGGAGAAGCGAAGAAGCATATGAACAACAAAGAATTGTTCTACGAAGCATTAGAACGATGTCTACATAACTTCCTAAAAGCGAAGCTTGATATGGTAACAAGCGAAATGAGTAACGAAAACATAATAGATATACTATCAGATAAAAACATAACAGAAGAGGCTGTAAAAGACTTTATGGATTTAAAGAATGCTTGTGAGTGGGCGCGATATGCTCCGACTGACCAAGTCAATGTAAATAAAGACTATGACAATGCAATTACTGTTATCTCTGAATTAGAAAAACAATTCAAATAG
- a CDS encoding tetratricopeptide repeat protein — translation MKHIITLFIFVMSFHTWAQTDSWEKQFEKANSLFQKEKYTDAISAYQQIEKQGITSPEVYFNLGNTYYKTQDYVNAVYYYEKALKLTPENKSIDTNLNYARKELVDDITIIKEYDNQDIIHQSLKKLSVDGWATLATVLAFFVFVGFVVYYLNNSSTVKRICFVFIGLSIILIGGAMYAASFEQKYASKEVTGILFTKEVNLKEEAKNTSKTIKELHEGTKVYILEKKARWVKVKLDNQEEGWIEESTLKYI, via the coding sequence ATGAAACATATCATCACTCTTTTTATATTTGTTATGAGCTTTCATACTTGGGCGCAAACAGATTCTTGGGAGAAACAATTCGAAAAAGCCAATTCGCTTTTTCAAAAAGAGAAATATACAGATGCTATCTCTGCTTATCAGCAGATAGAGAAACAAGGGATTACTTCTCCTGAAGTATATTTTAATCTAGGTAATACATACTATAAAACACAGGATTATGTCAATGCAGTATACTATTATGAGAAAGCACTAAAATTAACTCCTGAGAACAAATCAATAGATACTAATCTGAACTATGCCCGCAAGGAGTTAGTAGATGATATCACTATCATTAAGGAATATGACAATCAGGATATCATACACCAAAGTTTAAAGAAACTATCAGTTGATGGTTGGGCTACACTAGCTACAGTATTAGCTTTCTTCGTTTTTGTAGGCTTTGTAGTTTATTATCTAAATAATAGTAGTACTGTTAAACGTATATGTTTTGTCTTTATAGGGCTATCTATTATTCTAATTGGAGGAGCAATGTATGCTGCTTCTTTTGAACAAAAGTATGCCTCAAAGGAAGTGACGGGAATCTTGTTTACGAAAGAGGTTAATCTTAAAGAAGAAGCTAAAAACACATCTAAAACTATCAAAGAGCTACACGAGGGCACTAAAGTTTATATATTAGAAAAAAAAGCTCGCTGGGTTAAAGTTAAATTAGATAACCAAGAAGAAGGGTGGATAGAAGAAAGTACATTGAAGTACATCTAA
- a CDS encoding AAA family ATPase: MDTTGSNYDIRELNELIEKESAFIDILTMEMNKVIVGQRHMIDRLLIGLLGQGHILLEGVPGLAKTLAINTLSKAVHGSFNRIQFTPDLLPADVIGTMIYNVKENDFSIRKGPIFANFILADEINRAPAKVQSALLEAMQEKQVTISDETYILDKPFLVMATQNPVEQEGTYPLPEAQMDRFMLKTVIDYPKLEDERLVIRQNLAGEKPQVNAVVTLEQIQRAQEAVKKVYMDEKIEKYILDIIFATRYPEQFKLEKLKPMISFGASPRGSINLALAAKCYAFIKKRGYVIPEDVRAVVIDVLRHRIGVTYEAEAESITSVDIINQIVNEIEVP; encoded by the coding sequence ATGGACACAACAGGATCTAATTATGATATCCGTGAACTAAACGAATTAATAGAAAAAGAAAGTGCCTTTATCGACATTCTTACAATGGAAATGAATAAAGTTATTGTTGGTCAAAGACATATGATCGATAGGTTATTGATAGGATTGTTGGGTCAGGGACATATATTACTAGAAGGAGTACCTGGTCTAGCAAAGACTTTAGCCATTAATACTTTATCTAAAGCAGTACATGGATCGTTTAATCGTATCCAGTTTACGCCAGACTTACTCCCTGCTGATGTAATCGGTACCATGATATACAATGTAAAGGAGAATGACTTTTCTATTAGAAAGGGGCCAATATTCGCTAATTTCATCTTAGCGGATGAGATTAACCGTGCTCCTGCAAAAGTACAATCTGCCTTATTAGAGGCGATGCAAGAGAAGCAAGTAACAATTAGTGATGAGACTTATATATTAGATAAACCATTCTTAGTAATGGCTACTCAAAACCCTGTAGAGCAAGAAGGTACATATCCTCTTCCAGAGGCACAGATGGACCGTTTTATGCTTAAAACAGTTATTGATTATCCGAAGTTAGAAGACGAAAGATTAGTTATCCGTCAAAACTTAGCGGGTGAGAAACCTCAAGTTAATGCTGTAGTCACTCTAGAACAGATACAAAGAGCTCAAGAAGCGGTAAAGAAAGTGTATATGGATGAGAAGATCGAGAAATACATCTTAGATATCATATTCGCTACACGTTATCCAGAACAATTTAAACTTGAGAAACTAAAGCCTATGATTAGTTTTGGTGCATCTCCTCGTGGAAGTATTAACTTAGCACTAGCAGCAAAATGTTATGCGTTCATTAAAAAGAGAGGATATGTTATCCCAGAAGATGTAAGAGCTGTAGTCATAGATGTACTACGTCACAGAATCGGTGTTACTTATGAGGCTGAAGCTGAAAGTATAACTTCTGTTGATATTATTAACCAAATCGTAAATGAGATAGAAGTTCCTTAG
- a CDS encoding VWA domain-containing protein, with product MWELDNKKYLFLFLIVAILILIFIANNLWKKKKQQSFATHKAIKALAPNRSKNKSIIKASLYLAALGFIVIALVNPKIGTKVVTVKRQGVDIVFTLDVSKSMLAQDMAPDRLSKMKQLVSQIINNLGPDRVGIVGYAGTAFPLLPITTDHYVSKMYLQTMNTDMVSSQGTAFEDAIYVASNFFDNPNTSKVMILISDGEDHGEEMENAIKIAKEKKIKIITIGVGTETGGPIPIKIAKGTEYKRDWDNEIVTTKLNPSTLKHIADATGGKYYYGSNTQEIVDLIKNDLNKIEKTDFEDQQIAEYQAQYQWFLGFAFLLIFIDLFILERKTIWMKKLNLFNEKE from the coding sequence ATGTGGGAGTTAGACAATAAAAAATATCTATTTCTTTTTTTAATAGTAGCTATACTGATACTAATCTTTATAGCAAATAATCTATGGAAGAAAAAGAAGCAACAATCTTTTGCTACACATAAAGCCATTAAAGCTTTAGCACCAAATAGATCTAAGAACAAATCTATTATTAAAGCATCTCTATATCTCGCTGCTTTAGGTTTTATCGTGATAGCATTGGTTAATCCAAAGATTGGAACCAAAGTAGTTACTGTTAAACGTCAGGGAGTAGATATTGTATTTACACTAGATGTTTCTAAAAGTATGTTAGCTCAAGATATGGCTCCTGATAGGTTGAGTAAAATGAAACAATTAGTTTCTCAGATCATCAATAATCTAGGTCCAGATAGAGTTGGTATAGTAGGTTATGCAGGAACAGCTTTCCCATTATTACCTATAACTACAGATCACTATGTATCAAAGATGTACTTGCAAACGATGAATACTGATATGGTTTCATCACAAGGAACAGCATTTGAAGATGCCATATATGTAGCAAGTAACTTTTTTGATAACCCTAATACGAGTAAGGTCATGATTCTTATCTCGGATGGAGAAGATCACGGAGAAGAAATGGAAAATGCTATTAAGATTGCTAAAGAAAAGAAAATTAAAATTATAACCATTGGGGTGGGGACAGAAACTGGAGGTCCTATACCTATCAAAATTGCAAAAGGAACAGAATACAAAAGAGATTGGGATAATGAAATAGTAACCACTAAACTTAATCCTTCTACTCTCAAACACATTGCAGATGCTACGGGTGGGAAATATTATTATGGTTCAAACACGCAAGAGATCGTTGATCTAATTAAAAACGACTTAAACAAAATAGAAAAAACAGACTTTGAAGATCAACAAATAGCAGAATATCAAGCACAGTACCAATGGTTTTTAGGATTTGCTTTCTTGCTAATCTTTATAGATCTATTCATACTAGAAAGAAAAACGATTTGGATGAAAAAACTTAATCTGTTTAATGAAAAAGAATAG
- a CDS encoding IS1182 family transposase, whose amino-acid sequence MAKQSPRFKYYAQNQMSLIPHSLDDFIPKLHPVRIINTVIDKLDLESLYDSYSKCGGISYHPKMLLKVLIYGYLNNVYSSRKLEQACLENVHYMWLSGMSYPDHNTINRFRSSKLKDYIEQIFTQVVELFIAEGFISIEEAYIDGTKIEANANKFTFVWKKAISNYKEKMVQQILEIWGYADSIARQESELPPPPDFKKIDAETINQAIDTLNAALKDNPDVDQKVKNKLKYISKEYPTKIQEYQEHEAILEDRNSYSKTDKDATFMRMKEDHMNSGFLKAGYNVQISTNNQYILAYSIHSNPTDTTTLIPHLEKFKENYGEYPKSVIADAGYGSQENYTYLEDQQIKAFVKYNTFEQEQEQVEKKTRKNAKQSTKPFATDKLFYQHKGDYFVCPMGQEMHYIGDTTKATTTGFIQTLRQYQAKNCQGCPLNGVCHKAKGNRTIEINFELQRHRKKASKLLTTKEGVDKRTQRCHDVETVFGNIKQNHGFRRFMLRGKEKVAIEWGLLAIVQNIRKRAA is encoded by the coding sequence ATGGCAAAACAATCCCCTAGATTTAAATACTACGCTCAGAATCAAATGAGCTTAATTCCTCATTCCTTAGATGATTTTATCCCTAAGTTACATCCTGTACGTATTATTAATACAGTAATAGATAAGTTAGACTTAGAAAGCTTATATGATAGCTACTCTAAATGTGGTGGTATCAGTTATCATCCAAAGATGTTACTAAAGGTTCTAATTTATGGTTACCTAAACAATGTGTACAGTAGTCGCAAGCTTGAGCAAGCCTGTTTAGAGAATGTTCATTATATGTGGTTAAGTGGTATGTCCTACCCAGACCACAATACAATTAATCGTTTTCGCTCTTCAAAACTTAAGGATTATATAGAGCAAATCTTTACTCAGGTTGTTGAGTTATTCATAGCGGAAGGTTTTATTAGTATTGAAGAGGCTTATATTGATGGAACTAAAATCGAGGCCAATGCTAATAAATTCACCTTTGTTTGGAAGAAAGCTATTTCAAATTATAAAGAAAAGATGGTTCAGCAGATTCTAGAAATATGGGGTTATGCAGACTCTATTGCCAGACAAGAAAGTGAACTTCCACCACCCCCAGACTTTAAGAAAATAGATGCAGAGACTATAAATCAAGCCATTGACACATTAAATGCAGCGTTAAAAGACAATCCAGATGTTGACCAGAAAGTAAAGAACAAACTTAAGTATATCAGCAAAGAGTACCCTACAAAAATTCAAGAGTACCAAGAGCATGAAGCTATACTAGAAGATCGCAATTCTTATTCTAAAACAGATAAGGATGCTACTTTTATGCGTATGAAGGAAGATCATATGAATAGTGGTTTTCTAAAAGCAGGCTACAATGTTCAAATATCAACCAACAATCAATATATCCTTGCCTATAGTATACATTCAAACCCAACTGATACAACTACATTAATACCTCACTTAGAAAAATTCAAAGAGAATTATGGCGAATATCCAAAGTCTGTTATAGCAGACGCAGGGTATGGTAGTCAAGAAAATTACACCTATTTAGAGGATCAACAAATTAAAGCTTTTGTGAAGTATAATACTTTTGAGCAAGAGCAAGAACAAGTAGAAAAAAAAACCAGGAAGAATGCTAAGCAAAGTACAAAGCCTTTTGCAACAGATAAATTATTTTACCAACACAAAGGTGATTATTTTGTATGTCCTATGGGACAAGAAATGCACTATATTGGAGATACAACAAAAGCTACAACTACAGGCTTTATCCAAACATTAAGGCAATATCAAGCTAAAAATTGTCAAGGTTGTCCTTTAAATGGTGTATGCCATAAAGCAAAAGGCAATCGGACTATAGAAATAAACTTTGAATTACAACGACACCGAAAAAAAGCAAGTAAATTACTCACTACAAAAGAAGGTGTTGACAAGCGTACACAAAGGTGTCACGATGTAGAAACAGTTTTCGGAAACATTAAACAGAACCATGGGTTCCGCCGATTTATGCTTCGTGGTAAGGAAAAAGTCGCAATAGAATGGGGATTATTGGCAATTGTACAAAATATTAGAAAGAGAGCTGCCTAA